ATGCTGGACGAGACCGGTCCGAAGGTCATCGACTTCGGCATCGCCAAGTCCGTCGCGGCCACCTTGATGACGCGCTCCAACGTGCAGTTAGGCACCCCGGCCTACAAGTCGCCGGAACAGGCACTCGGGTGCCGCGAGGTCACCACCGCCTCGGACGTGTTCACGCTCGGCGCCACGGTCTACTTCCTCGCCACCGGGCGCGATGCGTTCGAAGCCGAGGACCCGCTCGGCCTGATCAACCTCATCGCACACGAGGAACCGGACCTGGACGTCCTGGACGACGAGGTGCGCGGTGTCGTCAGCCGCTGCCTGGCCAAAGACCCGGCGGCCCGGCCCACGCCGACTGAGGTCGTCCAGATGTGCGCGGACGTCACCGGGCCGGTCGCCACCTGGGCGTACCCGTACATCGCCAACGCCGGGCCCGCGATCAACGCGCGGGCCGCCGCACTGCGGACGCTGGCACCGCCACCACCGCCACCGCCACCGCCATCGCCATCGCCATCGCCGCAGGCCTCGCCATCGCCGCAGGCCTCGCCAGATGCGGACACGGAAGTCGCCTCGCGGCCCGAACAGACCTTCACCGTCAGCCAGTCGATAAAGGCCGCCATCGCTGTCGCCGCCGTGGTGCTGTGCGTGCTCACCGCGGTCCTGCTGCCGAAACTGCTGCACAGCGGCAACACGGCGTCCGGCAAGGACACAGGGGCGAGCACCTCGACGACCGCGGATCCCGACACGTCCGACACGTACGGCGGCGACACGTCCCCCACGCCGGACGACCAGCCGTCGCACTCGCCCACGGACGACCCAACCACCACAGAGCCCCCCACCACGACCACCCCGACCACGTTCGACCTCGGATCGCTCGACTCCGTCGACACCGATCAGACCCCGCTGACGTCGGATGCGCTGCTCCCGCGGACGTTCACCGACTCCAAGGGCGTCGTGTACAACATCTCGAGTGGCGGTGTGGAGGACTGCGTCAACAGGCGCGAGACCAGCAGGGTCCAGAATGGGCTGAGCAGCAACGGGTGCCGCGGCTCTGTGGTCGGGACGTACACCGACACAGCGGACCACATCCTGGTGGTGATCCAGGTGGCGGCGATGCCAGACGCGACCGCCGCGACCGCCGCCCGCGCAGACCTGACGGACACGCCCGCCAGCGAATGGGGCATGTGGTGCCCGCCGAACGGCCCGGGCTCGCAGACCTGCGACAATCCCACCGCGACGATCAACCAGGCCACACAGGCTGGCTACATCGGGACTTCGCATCGATACGTGACCCATACACTCGCGCTGTATATCAACCTGGAGCACAACGACTCGGTCAGGCCGTGGGTGGACTCGGCGGCGCTGGCGGCCTCCTACGCCGCCGGGCCGCAGAACTACACCGGGAACCGTTAGACCGTGTGAAGCAGCGGTAGCCGTGGCCGTCCGGGAGTCGAAGACCGATGCCCCTCGCGTAAGTTGACGCGGGTTGCCTGCCGGTGGGCACAGTGGCGGGTAGTGCCGCAATTACCGGGAGGCACCGGATGTTTTCCGAGCGTACTTCGGTCGGCCTGGATGTCCATGCCCGCTCCACCACGGCCTGGGCACTGGACTACGAGACCGGCGAAGTGTTCAGCGAGCGCCTCTCAACGCTCTCAAACCTGGTCGACGAGCGGAGGCAGCAGACCGTAGCCGGGCCAGATGGATTGCTCGGCCACAAGCACGGCAAGGTACCGGTGCCCGTCATCATCGCTACCTGGGCGGGGCTGGAGACCAGGAATATCCTGCCGTCCTGATGACAACGCCGTCCGTGCCTCGTACGCGGCAGGACCGAAAGCACGGCGCCCAGGTGATTGTCTGGGGCGCCGTACTGCGTCCACCAGCAGGTGCTTGAGGCCTTGAGCGGGGGGCCGTGGAACGGTCCGCCCGTCTGGTCGGCCTCATCCACTCGCTGGCGGATCGCGTCCAGAGGGGAAGGCGTTTCTGCGCCGTGAACGGCTTCGACGGCGCTGGCGGTGTGCCTGGTGCGAGTGAGGGTGTGGCGAAGGTAGCGCACGGCGGTGCGGCCGCGTCCGTTGTCGAGTGCTGCCTGAGCCTCATCGATACATGCGCAGGCTTCCTGTGCATCGAGATCCGCGGACTGGCGGAGCGTGGCAGTGCAGCGGACGGATGCTCTCCAGGAGTTCGCCGGCCAGCGGCCGGAGTCTCACCTCCGCTCGCGCGGCCCGGGCCGTCTGCACTGCCGTCGCCGTGACGAACAGGGCCGCGACGGCGGCGCAGATCCACAGGTACCAAGGTGAGGAGCTGCTTTCCATGTCCAGCTCCACCCGCGCTTTGCGGGCCATGGCCGGCAGCGTCAGAGCCCCGAGCAGCAGGATCGGCCAGGCGATGGCGAGGGAGCGTACGTGACGCTTCACGACCTCGTGGTCGGGCCGGGTACCGAAGGACCGTGGCAGCAGGGTCTCAGCGTAGCCACCGCGTGTGACAACGGGCTCTCTGCGCGAGTCGGTGGAGCAGACGTCGGAGATCGGCCCACACCGCCCGCCCTTCGAATCCGATGAGCATGGGGACTCCCCTTTCACACGAGGCCGGTTGTTCGGATGCCTGAAATCACCTGGATTCCTGACCGGTCCAGGCGGGTCGGGCGAGTGGGGCCAGCAGGCCGTCGCCGGGCCAGAGATCCTGTTCGGTCACGAGGCTGGCGAGGAACGCTCCGACCTCGGCCAGCACGGCGGCCCGCTCGGCGGGCCCGTGGACGATGAAGTCGTTGGCTGCGGCATCGTAGGCGCGTACGTGGCTGTGCGGGCCGGTGCAGACGAGGGCGCGCCCGATTTCAGGCAGGCCGAGGCTGAGGGCATCGCACTCTCCGGAGCGGACAAGGTGCAGCAAGTCGGTGGTGACGCGCTCCCAGTCGCCGGCCTTCGGCCAGTCGGCGCCACCGCCCAGTTCGTGGGTGAGGGTGGCCAGCGGGATGATCTCGCCCGGTCGACGCCCGCGGGTGAGGAGGTCGTGGATGCGGGCGCCATCGGGCTGGCGCACCTGCGGGTGCAGCAGAGAGCCGGCGGCCACCACGGTGGTGTTGATCTCCCGGGCGCCGGGGCCCGGGTAGTACGGCTCGTGCGCGAAGAGGAGGAAGACGTCCGTGGTGCGGTCGGCCGGGCCGGACTCGGGCTGGGTCATGAACACGGTTCCCCTCGGTCGCGAGGTGCCGGGCGTGGGGCGAGGCGTGGTCGGCCGGCTGCCCGGCGGGTATGGGCCCAACGGGCCTTCGTGTCCGCCGGGCTGGTTCGTTTCGCCGGAGCGGGGCTCGGTGCGGATGCGTGCCAGGGTCTGGGTGACTTGGTCGGCGAGCTGGACCATCAGCCTTTCATGGTCGATGAGTTGGGCCGAGACCGCGCGGGTGTCCTGGTCCTGGAGCAGGCCGGCGGCATCCCACAGCAGGTGGTGGCCGACCTCGGCCGAACGGCGCAGCTCGTAGCGGTCGTTGTCGGCGGCGGCCTGGACGAGGTAGGTGTGCAGGGCGGCCAGGCGCTGCAGGTACTGGCAGGCAGCGACGTCTTCGACCGTGCGGATGTGTTCGCGGGCTCGTTCGTCGATCCGGTCGGGCAGGTGCTCGGTGAGGAGCGGTGCGAGCAGCATCGTCGGCAGCACGATGTCGGCGGGGGCGCCGTGGTTCAGGGCGAACAGGGCTGTGAAGAGGCTGATGACCCCTACGGCGGCGGTGGAGAGCCGCAGGGACACGTCGCTCGTATGGCTCAGGGCGATGCGGATGGCGGGGCGCCTGGTCAGCCAGCGCACGGCAAGCCGCTGTGTCCTCGTCGCGCCCGGGGTGAGCACCCCGATCTGCCGGGGTCGTTCGGGCAGAGTGCCGTCCCCGGGCACGGTCCAGGCCAGCCACCCCCATCCGGTGCGCTCGTGCACGAGCGCGGGCTCGCATGTGCTGGTGCATGCGGTGTCGCGGCAGACGTGGCCGGTCCGCAGCGCACGCTCCTGTTCGGCCTCCCAGCGTCGGGGATCGCGGGCGAAGGGACCCAGAGACGGCCGGGGTGTCATCCGGGGCGGTGTGGGGGTCGTGTCCGTCATTCGGTGCTCGCTTCCAGAGGATGGGGCAGGACGGAGGTGCAGGTGGTGCAGCGGCCGTCGCCGTCGGGGTGAGCGCGGCGAGGGGTCGGTCCTGGGCAGGTGCGGCACAGGGGCCAGTCGAGGCAGGCCGGGCAGAGGTCTTCACCGGGGGCGGCTCCGGGGCGGCCGCAGCCCGCGCACTCGACGAGGACCCGGTAAGTGAGGGCCTCACTCACGGTGCGGACGGCCGGCGCCGACGACGACCGGCGGGCCGGGGGGGCGAACGGCTCCTGAAGCGAGGACCCGCCATGCCAGCAGGCGGCGGTGGCGGGTGGCGGGTAGGCCTGGGCGGCGCGGAGCCGGGCGGCGATGATCGCGCCGACCGTGGTGCGCACCGGCTTCGGCAGCGGCCGGCCGGCGATGACGTGCCGCAGTTGCTCGCGACTCCAGCCGACTTCCAGCATCACGGTCACGACGCGGCCTTGTTCGGTCAGCGCCTGTCCGGTCAGGAGAAGCTCGGGGCGAGCCGCTGCGAGTTCGAGCAGCAGTTGGATCCCCGGGTGCATCTCATCCGCCGCCGGCGCGGCCGGCACGGTCCGTGGGGGCTTCGGTGTATCCGGCCCGTCCGTCCGTCCAGGTGCTCGCGTGGCTTCGCCGGGGCGCGGACGGAGGGGTCTGGCGTTCTGCTGGTTGGTCTTCTTTCTGTTGGTGTTCTTAGTGGGCCGATGAACCGACGTCGGGTTATCCACTGGTGGAAAACCCGACATCGGTTGCGACCTGCTGTTTTGCAAGCTGGGCAGGTCGGTGATGAAGTACGCGGCCGCGCCGAGGGTGCCATCCGGGTTGCGCTCGCGTTCCCTCAGCAGGAAGCCGTGCTTCTGAAGCGCCTTGAGCCCGCTCTTCACGGCCGCCTCGCCGTCGCGGCCGCGGCGCGCCAGGTCGGTGACGGTCATCCGCCAGCCGTCCCGGTGCGTGCTGATGAGTCCGAACAAGCCCTTCGCGTTGAAGGACAACCGGGTATCGCGGAACAGGCCGTTGGAGATCTGGATGAACTGATCTACCGCCATCACCCCGCGCCGGATCCCCGCCCCGAAGCGGCTCATCGCGAGCCCTCGCGCACCATGAGCATGCCGCCGCTGAGGCCCTGGAGCGAGCGTGCGGGCGTGAGGTGGCCGGGGTCGCTGAGTGAGGAGACGTACGCGAGATCCATGCCGTCAGCTCACCCGGCACCCCCGACCAGGCTGACGGCCACAGCCCCCGACCACCGGTCACGATCCGGCAACATGCGCACTGGGCTGCCGTGGTCGGGCCCATGGTCGGCCCGACCGCGGAGGTCCTCCTGGTGTTCCGGCCGGATGCGCAATCGCGGGTGCGCAACGAAGACGGCCCACGTTGCGCAGGCGCTGCGCAACGAGGCCGGGGTCCTGCGCAGCCGGTAGAGCGTGCGCAACCGGTCAGCCGCGGCTGCCTCCGGAGGGGGGCGCGCCTGATCCGTCGGCGGCCTGTCGTCTGTGCTGCCCCGGGATCGCTCCGGCCAACTCCCCGTCTCAGCCGTGGGAGCAGGCGCGCCTCTTGTCCAGATCCGTGGTCGGGGCTGTGGTCGGGCCGACCATGAGCCCGACCACGGGTTTTGTGTCCCCATCGTGACCGTGGTCGGGCCTTCATGGTCGGTGGTCGGGTCGGGTCCGGCGGGTTTTCTCAAGGTCAGCAAGTACACGTTCTGACCTGGGAGTTTGACCATGTCTCCTGGCAAGCAGGCCTCGGAGAGCGAGGCTGCTGCTCCGATGGCCGCAGGCGCCCGGCTGGAGATGATGCGGCGGCGCGTGCGCCTGTCGCGTCTGGCCCTGTTCACCGCGATCGCGGCCGGGCCCGTCGCCCTGGGCGTCGCGGTGCTGTCCGGCCCGACCACGGTTGCGGCCGTCCCCGGGTCCAAGCCCACGGCCGTGCGCACCGCGGCCGCCGCGGCCGACCCGGCGGGCTATGCGCAGCTGTTCATCGGCGCGTGGCTGCGCAGCAGCACCGACGACGCCACGAGTGCGCAGGCGCGGCTTGCGCAGTTGCTCGCACCGGACGTTGATCTGCCCGCCCCTGCCGCGGTTGCGCAATCGCGGCTGGAGTCGGTCATCGCGGTGCGCAGTGCGCAGCGCGACGCCGGCGAGTGGGCGGTGACGGTGGCTGCGCAGTACGCCGACGGACGGGTGCGCTACTTCGCCGTCCCCGTGGCCGCCGAGCCCGCCGGTGGCTCGGTCACGGTGACCGGCGCGCCCGGCGTGGTGGCCGGCCCGGCGCGGGCTGCGGTGGCGAAGTCGGCGTACGCGGTGACCGTGCCGTCCGGCGGTGATCTGGCGTCCGCGGTCGGGGAGTTCCTGGGCGCGTATCTGACCGGGGCCGGTGAGGTGGACCGCTACCTCGCGCCCGGGGTGAAGCTGTCGCCGGTCTCCCCCGCCCCGTACCAGGCGGTCACCGTCCAGCAGGTCCTCGCTGCCCGGGAGGCAGCGGCGGCCGAGTCCGTCCCGGCCGACGGCACCACGGTCCGCATCCTCGCGCAGGTGGAAGCCCGGGACGACGCCGGGCGCTGGCCGCTGGCGTACGAGCTCACGCTCAGGGCCCGGCGGGAGGCGCTCACCGCACGCAGTGCCAGGTTGAGTCGCTCGCGTGTTCAACTTGCCTGCGTCATGGGAACATTGACCGCATGAGTGACCGTAGCGCAAGGTCTTGGCGGTCGGTGGCGTGGCGGGTGGCGATCCCGGTCCTGGTCTTCGCGGGCAGTACGACGGTGGTGATGACGCTCAGGTTCTCCTGGACCCCGCGAGCCGACAGTGACCGTTGGGCCGTGGCGATGGCCGTTGCCGCGTTCCTCAGCGGCTTGGCGGTCAGCGCCTCCGAGTGGGTCCGCGGCGGCGGCAGCACGCCCGGGACCGGCCCGGGCTCAGCCGACAGGCAGGAGGTCACAGCGGGCCGGGACAGCGAGAACATCCTGGCCCGCGGGGACGTCGGCGTCGCCGGGACGGGCGCGCCAGGACCGGCCGGGCGACGCGGGCCGGCGGCGCCGCTCGATCAGCGCGTGAAGTCGGGCCGCCGCAGCCGGAACATCGTGGCCGGCGGAAACGTCGCGCTCCCGCCGGAGGAGAGGGAGTAGCAGCCGGTGGGTGACGGGGACGGCCGTGAGGTGCGTCAGCAGGTCCGCTCCGGCAGGGGGAGTGTCAACACCCTGGCTGCGGGGGACGTGGGCGACGTACATGTGACGAACAACTACTACAGGGCGAAATGGGCCGGTGTGATCGCGTCGGCCGTGGTCGTCGTCTTCGGCGTGGTCTACCACTTCGCCGGCGACCCGGATGTCAGGGACGCGTTTGCCAGCGGCCCATCGCTGCGTGTCACGGTCCAGACCAGAGACAGCGTCGTGGACCGCAACGGGGCGTGGCTCTTCCCGGGAAGGCTGCTGAGCGCCGGACAGACGCTCCACACCGACCAGGTGGCCGCAGTCATGTCGAAGCGGTCTGACATGGTGGACACCTACGAGACGGCCACGCTGGTGACTGTCGAGGGCAACCGCAGCCACACCGTCGACATCACGGGCATCCACATCAAGGTCCGCAGCAAGGTCACCCCGGCTCCGGGCGGGACCCTGCTTGTCTATCCGTCCCAGGGCGAGGACACCAACATCAAGATCGGGTTCAACCTCGACGAACCGCTCCCCGTCCCCCGGAACGCCGATCCCGAGGGGGAGGCGTTCGGCGGACGCTACTTCGACGACCATTCGGTCTCCGTCAAGGAGGGGGAGATCGTGAACTTCGGCTTCACCTTCCAGACCGTCAAGTGGGATGTCACCTATGACCTCGTGCTCGACGAGGTCATCGACCACAAGCGCACCACACAGACAGTGACCAACGGATCCCGGCCGTTCCACACCAGGGGATTCGCCTCGGCCTACGACCAGGCGGTCGCCCCTGACAGTCAGGACGGCTCCTTCGCCGTCACCGACCGCACGAAGGCGATGGACAAGATGTGCGGCACGCCCTGCACGGTCCGGCTGGCCCAGGGCACCGCGGCCACGGCGAAGTAGGTGGGATCGGGTGAAGCCGACCAGGATGAGCACGAACCGCAGGATGACGCTGGTGCTGGTCATCGCCGTGATCGTGGCCGGGGTCGCCGGGTACCTGGCGAGACAGTGGGATGCCGGGGTTCCGGACTCCGTCACCCCGCACGCCGGCGCGACCACCCGCACCCCGGCGAGGTCCACCCCCGTACCGAGCCCCAGCCCGACCGGCGACAAGCTGTCCGCCTGGTGCGCCGCCGCACCGAAGGTGGTCACCGTCCCGCCGCCGAAGGTCGAGCTCCTGTTCTCCACCGCCACCTGGCGCAGCTGCACCACCAAGGTCACGCGCAGTGGAGCCGGAAAGGGAGGCGTCCAGTACAAGGTCGACACGACCCTGCCGGTCT
The genomic region above belongs to Streptomyces sp. CG1 and contains:
- a CDS encoding conjugal transfer protein, producing the protein MSPGKQASESEAAAPMAAGARLEMMRRRVRLSRLALFTAIAAGPVALGVAVLSGPTTVAAVPGSKPTAVRTAAAAADPAGYAQLFIGAWLRSSTDDATSAQARLAQLLAPDVDLPAPAAVAQSRLESVIAVRSAQRDAGEWAVTVAAQYADGRVRYFAVPVAAEPAGGSVTVTGAPGVVAGPARAAVAKSAYAVTVPSGGDLASAVGEFLGAYLTGAGEVDRYLAPGVKLSPVSPAPYQAVTVQQVLAAREAAAAESVPADGTTVRILAQVEARDDAGRWPLAYELTLRARREALTARSARLSRSRVQLACVMGTLTA
- a CDS encoding protein kinase; protein product: MSPRDDIDFSRSRAILLGTSEYTAGFDGRRPMRAALHSLTEMRKVLTGPCEWPKSRITELPNQHDSGKLLRKITGLIGDVEDVLLFYYVGHGLPLPESGRYDLGLALTDTDDDPAHRALTSLRLRDLREVLAQSSSARIKVLVLDCCSSGIATKYGGPSSNLTAFADRATPVRGAGTYVWAACGHSQETYYEDGKGGLTYFTKSLSEAVREAHDEYTPGATVAHLHDEVRQRLRSIPDVTVAPLPDLHYSGRPDQFLFVRGRAPVPPGRPFAFAPLEDGDPRRIGPYDVMAKLGVGGVGRVYLAFTPARQAVAVKLLRPDLSQDPEFAQRFGREIELARRVRSSHVARVLDADAGASEPWLASSYVCGPSLHELVRENGPLPTRDVLLVTAGIARALEAVQAAGAVHRDLKPANVMLDETGPKVIDFGIAKSVAATLMTRSNVQLGTPAYKSPEQALGCREVTTASDVFTLGATVYFLATGRDAFEAEDPLGLINLIAHEEPDLDVLDDEVRGVVSRCLAKDPAARPTPTEVVQMCADVTGPVATWAYPYIANAGPAINARAAALRTLAPPPPPPPPPSPSPSPQASPSPQASPDADTEVASRPEQTFTVSQSIKAAIAVAAVVLCVLTAVLLPKLLHSGNTASGKDTGASTSTTADPDTSDTYGGDTSPTPDDQPSHSPTDDPTTTEPPTTTTPTTFDLGSLDSVDTDQTPLTSDALLPRTFTDSKGVVYNISSGGVEDCVNRRETSRVQNGLSSNGCRGSVVGTYTDTADHILVVIQVAAMPDATAATAARADLTDTPASEWGMWCPPNGPGSQTCDNPTATINQATQAGYIGTSHRYVTHTLALYINLEHNDSVRPWVDSAALAASYAAGPQNYTGNR